Sequence from the Hoplias malabaricus isolate fHopMal1 chromosome 10, fHopMal1.hap1, whole genome shotgun sequence genome:
ccggtatcctcccactgtccagaaacacacgatggtaggtggttaggtgactcaagtgtcaataggtgtgagtgaatgtgtgtgtatgttgccctgtgaaggactgtcaccCGTGACCAATGactccaagtaggctctggacacacagcgaccctgaaccggataagcggtgacagtcaataaatgaatgaataaattgatTAATTACTGTTCAGTGTTTACTCTCACAGCCCTATTCAAGTGATTCATGGTGATCTTCCAGGCACCAACAGTGATGATTCTCATTTCAGTCACCCAACTCCCACTTGGATTATATAAACCTATTGTACtggaaaataaagaaacacaagTTTGGAAGTATGTTGTCATGCCATTTTAAGTTGCTAGACAGTACTTTACACCTTTCCAAATTGCTATGCAGGGTGAGAAAGACTGGCAGAAGTATGAAACTGCTCGTAAACTGAAACTGAGGGTTGACTCCATCAGGCGCGAGTACCAGAATTCCTGGACCTCACGTGAAATGAAACAGCGACAACGTGGAGTAGCTTTATATTTTATAGACAAGGTAGGTATTCTCTCTCACCACTGTATTTTACTATGACCAATAAAAGGTAGTAAATAGATTCTCTCATGTCTGTCTAAACCTGAGAGCTGATTAGGCTAAAAAATGTTGGAGTATTGCTTTTTGAATGCTGCGTTATCCTGTGATTTTCGTGCTTGTAGTCCTTACAGCATGGTGTGTTCAACCATCTGTCCTTCTTTGTTTTCTGTAGCTGGCCTTGAGGGCTGGTAATGAGAAGGATGATGACACTGCAGACACCGTGGGTTGCTGTTCTCTGCGCGTGGAGCATGTCAAGTTGCATCGCCATTTAGACGGTCAGGAATATGTGGTGGAGTTTGACTTCCTGGGCAAGGACTCCATTCGCTACTATAATAAAGTGCCTGTGGAGAAACAAGTTAGCACACTCTTTGTTTTTGATTTGTTACTATGCTTTGAATTTTTTATATCGTAAGGTATTGAGATACTGTTAGTGAGTTTTATCAAACAGCCACATAATGGTTTGTATCATTTACATTCAGGTTTACAAAAACTTGAAGCGTTTTATGGAATGCAAAAATCCTGAAGATGATTTATTCGACAGAATTTCTGTAAGTATTTATTTGCACGTTATACATTTTAGTAAATTTTCATTGCATTCAGGATGTTTTGTTACAAACATtaagactttttatttttcttgcatttacttttttctttatatacTCTAATGACTTtatgtgggtggcacggtggtgcagcaggtagtgttgcagtcgcacagctccagggacctggaggttgtgggttcgattcccgctccgggtgactgtctgtgaggagttggtgggtttcctccgggtgctgcggtttcctcccacagtccaaaaacacacgttggtaggtggattggcgactcagaagtgtccgtaggtgtgtctgtgttgccctgtgaaggactggcgccccctccagggtgtattcccgccttgcgcccaatgattccaggtaggctctggacccaccgcaacccgataagggttacagataatgaatgactttatgtgaaacagaaacataaaaatattcacaattttGGATGGAGAGTGCTTCAAGTGTTTTCTGAGGTGTTCAGTTGGGGAACAAGTCCAGAGAAGGACGTAAAAGATGGAAATGCCTGTGTTCTTTGGGCAATTAATTGTGCAGAATTTGTTAGTACTTCTCCACTGATCAAATCCTTTTAACCCTCATGGCTTGCTCTTTGTTTTGCACTGTTGGAggattaataataactaatgtgTTTTGATAAATCCTAACCCAGCCTCTGAATGTCCCACAGAACTGGAATATGAACCTGGGCTCAGATTGGTCCTAGTGGAAGATCTGAATGCTTGTGTTAACGTGatatttaaaatagtaaaatcATTGTGCTGttcatgtgcttttttttttcttttttttcttttttatatatatatatacaggtttCTGTTGATAACAAATAGAATCTGACAGTGTAATTATTACATGACACAAATGGAAAGAGTGAAGGACAGTcagaataatttttttaatgtactgtATTTGTAAAGAGCATGTGTACAACACTAAATAACAGTGTGTCCATACAGACAAGTTATCTCAATAAAAAGCTGAATGAGGCTATGACGGGACTGACAGCGAAAGTGTTCAGAACCTTCAACGCTTCGACCACTCTACAGGATCAACTGAACAAACTCACCACTGGTCAGTGTACACAGATCTTCATAATATTTTCTTATTCAACTGTGCTGTTTtgggcactaacacacaaacagtaTCAGGATCTGCGATGAAATATTGATTAGCCTTGTGTGGCTGTAGGCTCTATCCTTGTTAAAAAATACAGAGACTCTTTAAACAgcccagtgtttaaaaaaatggtcTTGGTCTCAGTCTTTGAGAGCAAAGGCTACAGCAAAATTATGAAGCTGTTCAGATGCCTAATAAGGTGCTACGTTggagaatatatataaaaacatgacAAGTCCCTTAATGAGTGTGAATGCATCTTGTATTGAGTGAGAGGGTTTTTAATCTCAGGAGGATAAACGACCACATTAATTCAGCAACAGCACAGTAATGGAGATGCATTTTGATAATTGGCCGGACCCTGCCTGTAACTGTGTACAATTTAGTCATTAGCATTCGCATTGTACCTTAAATCATTTAGTAATAGTCATGTTTACAGGTCATTTTCTCTGATGCAGTATGACATTGACCTTTATTTTCCCCATTATGTAACTGACATTGGCGCTAATCTTTTATGTTGATAAATGTCAGATGACATGACGGTGGAGGAGAAGATCCTGGCCTATAATCGTGCAAACAGAGCTGTGGCTATCCTCTGCAACCACCAGAGGGCGGCCCCCAAAACGTTTGAGAAATCCATGCAGCTGTTACAGGAGAAGGTAAGACTGAATCTGCTGCACAGTGCCCATTCAAAAGAATTAATGCTGTAATCACTTGCACGAGTCTCCCTTCCTCTGTAGTATGGTCAGTCATTGTCTATTGATGACTACTGTATTCCCATCATACATTACACTTTTTCCACCATTTCCTTCCTTTGTTGCAATACATCCGTTTATCATTAATCTTTTTTTATCATCTGAAATAGATGCTTAAATTCATTAGTGGAATTGTACCCTTCTACGCGGAAATACCTTAGGGAAAATGGCAAGAGCATTTTTAGAGTCTGGCCTGATTCTGTCTTTGAGAAGATACTGAACAACTGGAACCCCATGCATCTTATTTTCTCCAACAGTGTTCTGATCTCGCATCAGTCTATGCCTTGTGTATCTTCAGAAACAGTAATGTAGACTGACAGTTGCTGATCCTAGTCAGAACTGTTCTGATGTTTCTCTGCTCCAGATTTGCAGTAAAGACTGGAGACAGGCTCCTTTCCAAGGGTTATGTGCTGAAAGCATTAACTCTGAACTGAAGGGCTGGGGTGTAGTGGTGATGGCTTGGTTAATGTGTATGTAGGGTGTAGAAAGAAACCAGGGTGAAACATTAGCTACCACACTTTTTAGAGACTGTGTAACTGTTATGTAACCTGTCAGACAGCCTCACCGGGACAGTTTGCTTAACTTGTCATTTGTCATACCATAGGCTTTCTAGTCGACTCATTTGGACGTGCGAGTGTGGCAGGCAGGGTTCAGCCAGCACATCACTGGCCAGAGATATCAGCTTGTATTAAGGTCTTTCAGATCTGCTGGATAATTTAAAGTATGTAGTGTTAAATCTGAAATGTAGACCTTATActaaaaaaaagcatgtttaaTCCCCACACACTTTAAGCATTAGCGAGAATATCACATTATATAACAAAACCATCTACgtacaggggaaaaaaaaataacaaacctGCTAAGATCACAGAATCTTCACCTTCTAGCAcggttatatttatataaaggtTCTGGTTTGAGTTTTAGAAACAGTTAGATCAGTTAGTTTGTCTATTTCAGTCCTGAAAGATATTTTGCagctttcattttaatgttttctcaCAGATTAGAAAAGTTTAATAAATTGCCAGTATAGCTGTCAGACGCACTTAAAATTTCATTAGATATTCAGAAACAGACTGTCAttgatgtatttgtgtgtgtgtgtgctcttttTGTAACCTTGTGAAGATGCttaggatgattttttttttctttttttttacttgttacTGCAGatcaaaaagaaaaaggaggaaGTGGCGAAGGCCAAAAAAGAGCTGAAACAAGCAAAGGAAGAACAGAGGGCGGGTCCATCTAAGTCTAGTTCTAAGTAAGAAATCAGCATTAAAATCACTGCGATTGTGTGCTCTGTGGCTGTCATGTCTTTTGAGGCTGATTCAAGGTTAGACTGTTGAATGTTTTGTCTGAGCTGGCAACAGCCTTTGGACATGTTTTTTggtaaaaacaacattaaatattCAAACTTGTCAAGGGCTAAGAGGTTGTTCAAAGAAGTGGAGCAATAAACAGCAACAGATTTATCCGAAAGTAAaattccacatgcagtttttttcagtttgatttAAAATACAACTGATAATTAACAGCCTGACTGGTTTATATCAGCTGTATTTGTATAATATCACGTAAGTGAGAATTATGTGAGAATGCAATCATGTAAACATCAGAATGGTGTTTGTGtgctcatttaaataaatgttgccTAAATTAAATGAACACCTCCAATATAAGGAAGCAACAATTTagcataaacataaaaaacCCAACACAGAATCAATACTTGTCTGCATATTTTTCATGCAgttaggctttttttttctgtctgaaaaCGAATCTCTTTCTCCCTTGTTCCTCTGTCAGGCTGgtagaaaagaaggaaaaagctGTGAAGAGGCTGTTGGAGCAGCTAAAAAAGCTTCTGCTGCAGGAAACTGACCGAGAGGAGAACAAGGTCATTGCTCTGGGCACTTCCAAGCTCAACTACCTCGACCCCCGCATCACTGTGGCATGGTAAAGCACAACACTCTCTTGCATCCACTTTACACACTTCCACTCTACTGCCTGCGGTTTTGTTAGTagatttttgtaaaatgttttataaaaacataaagaagTCAGGTATAAATATATTCCTTCACTTGTAGGAAGATTTTTAGATGGTGAGATAAGATCTTGTGCAGGTCATGTgaccttggcctaatggttagaggaccaggcttggtaccggaaggtcgctggtttgatccccaggacCGGTGGGAACATCCatagctgaagtgcccttgagcaaggcactgaacccccaaatgctccccaggcaccggggatggctgcccgccgctctgggtgcgtgttcacagcccctagtggcCGTGTGTGTATTGCCAAAGatgagttaaatgcagaagacacatttcattgtacattgtgcCATGACAAAAGATTGCACATTATTAGCAATGTCTTGAAGTAGCGAGCCAGTAATATAacagagaaaatatacatttctatggtgtatgtgtgggtataattgaaaaaaaatgtaattagttCATGAGACACTCTCACAGAAGCACTGTACTTCATTCGGATCTGTCAAGAGAAGGGCCCTGAAGGGGCACTCTGATTTTTAGAACAGCAAAGTGGTGACCATGGCACATCTGTTCCAAATTAGTAGGAAGGGGTGGAGACTGGCTCTTCCCTCTAAATTCATAGATGCAGAAACCAATAGTCTCTAACATATGTTTTAAAGCTCTAATTGCTTTGTTTACTGTCATTGTCTGTAAAGGCTTGTTTGTAGATGAGTGTTTGTGGTCAGTGTTCTAAAGCAGCATCTCAGACTCCTTGTCATGCTGAGCCACACACCACCATTTAGCCTCGTTTGCAACCTTATTGTAATTTGAGTAATGAACACGCAGCTAAAACAATCACTGAGGTCCAGACTTCAGCTTTGCTTCTATCTTCttttttcagtttgtaaaatacatgcataaataaataattaaggaATAAACCAAATCAATACCATTCCCATTTCCCCAAAAGCATGTAAGTGTTAAGATGATTTTACTGGTGGAGTGTTTGGTGTGATTCTCACTCTATCCATAAAGAATTATAATATTTGTACTAAGATGATTTTGAGAAACTTGTTTAGTTGTGAAATTTACtgggtaaacaaacaaacacacacacacacaaactcaatgGGTATATATTCGGTTGGTGATTTGTAAGTAATATTTATAGACATATGGACTAGGGTTCACAATCTTTTTCATTGCAAACCACTATTCTGAATGAGGAAACCTCATTTTTCTTCACATTTTGAAGACTTAAATTCCCCTTTAGACAATAAACGCAAGCAATtccttatttttactttattcattACTTGGTCCCTCAGAGGGGCTTACTGTTCAATCAGGGGTTTCAGTTGTTTCTGACCAGTAAAAATCTTCCATGGGCAGGTGTAAGAAAAATAATGTTCCAGTGGAGAAGATATACAACAAGACTCACAGGGCTAAGTTTGCCTGGGCCATCGATATGACAGATGAAAACTTCCAGTTCTAATAAACACAGTAGGGGATGTACCTCACTCCTTGACTTTTCTTGTGAacatttaaaccattttttcatgttgtgttttttgtttgttttgtttttttcaccaGATGTAGTTAATTATGACAGAAATGTTGTGTCTTTGTGTCGAGTTTATTTGCGTAGTAAAATGTGAATACAAAGCTGAAGGTCACTTGCTTTCCTTGTTTCTCATTTGAAGAAATGGATCATGGCGCACGTCTTTAAAGCAGCTGAGACTGGGTTTCACCATTCCCCATCGAGCGCAGGCATAAATACGACGGCAGGCTCATTTGTCTTGTAATATCTATTGCTCAGGAAACAGTGGAATTCTTGATATACAGAGTAAAATATGGTACAGGTCTAGACTGATAAAGAAGTCCTCCCACCCTCAGATCTCAAATAGTTATCCAGTTACTTTCCATACATCCGGGTATGTTTTCTTTGTACAAACAACATTCCCAACAGACTGTGAATAAAAAtggaatgcaatgatgtgagAATTATTTAAACTGTATGTTTAATTGGAAACAGTCCAAAGACTATTTCATATATCAGATATCGAAAttggaaaatgttttttctcTTGATAATCTGTTCAATAGCCTGTGTCTCTCAAACCCGTGTCATGTATCTGGAGGGACAAAGTTAAGGTGCAGTAATAATGGACAAAGTGAACTGTGTAACAagcatttacaaaacaaaaaaaaagtcatatatATAACGTTTACAGAGTTTCGAGTTGCTCATCGTCCGAGGTAAAAGTCCATTTATTATGTACAAGGTGTAGCAGTTTCATTTTGAAAAAGTGTAGATATATAGATGATGGAATTAGTCTGGTATTGTTTGAAACGATGAGTTTTTAAACTGGTCCTGAATGTAGAGAGCTGCTGAGCTGTCTGGATCAATGTTGCAAGCTTATCCTACTGCTGAAGGCCCAG
This genomic interval carries:
- the top1mt gene encoding DNA topoisomerase I, mitochondrial isoform X4, which codes for MKTCLNIFTRVIVYSARYNRAACVFQSVRYYALSAGTLLSQRWEEGKPTDGHKWRTLVHNGPLFPPEYEPLPSNVPFLYNGEPVKLSLATEEVASFYAKMLDHEYTTKESFQNNFFTDWKEVMTESERQVIKTLSKCDFSNIHKYFMEKAEEKKNMTKEEKQVLKDEANKLTEEYGYCLLDGHKEKIGNFRVEPPGLFRGRGEHPKMGKLKKRVQPEDIIINCSKDGKIPEPPAGHRWKKVQHDNTVTWLASWVENIHGNIKYIMLNPSSKLKGEKDWQKYETARKLKLRVDSIRREYQNSWTSREMKQRQRGVALYFIDKLALRAGNEKDDDTADTVGCCSLRVEHVKLHRHLDGQEYVVEFDFLGKDSIRYYNKVPVEKQVYKNLKRFMECKNPEDDLFDRISTSYLNKKLNEAMTGLTAKVFRTFNASTTLQDQLNKLTTDDMTVEEKILAYNRANRAVAILCNHQRAAPKTFEKSMQLLQEKIKKKKEEVAKAKKELKQAKEEQRAGPSKSSSKLVEKKEKAVKRLLEQLKKLLLQETDREENKVIALGTSKLNYLDPRITVAWCKKNNVPVEKIYNKTHRAKFAWAIDMTDENFQF